In a single window of the Vibrio celticus genome:
- a CDS encoding acyl-CoA thioesterase: protein MSSSNSRQDGKRDVTLRFLAEPGDVNFGGKVHGGAAMKWIDLAAYACSAGWSGKYCITAYAGGIRFVAPIHVGNLVEVSAKVIYTGSSSMHIAIDVQASDPKELNNRLTTHCIVIMVAVDENGNPTKVPEWIPETPEDIELRGSAIRLMNMRKQIGEEMEAHVKYLK from the coding sequence ATGAGCAGTAGCAATAGCCGACAAGATGGTAAACGAGACGTTACTCTGCGTTTTTTAGCTGAACCCGGGGATGTGAACTTTGGTGGTAAAGTTCATGGTGGTGCAGCAATGAAGTGGATCGATTTAGCAGCCTACGCTTGTTCTGCAGGTTGGAGCGGTAAATACTGTATAACAGCCTATGCAGGCGGAATTCGATTCGTTGCCCCAATTCATGTAGGCAACCTTGTGGAGGTAAGTGCAAAGGTCATCTACACAGGTTCATCTTCAATGCATATCGCTATCGACGTGCAAGCAAGCGACCCTAAAGAGCTCAATAACCGCCTAACAACTCACTGTATCGTTATTATGGTCGCTGTCGATGAGAATGGTAATCCGACTAAAGTGCCAGAGTGGATACCAGAGACGCCAGAAGACATCGAATTACGAGGTTCGGCTATTCGCCTAATGAACATGCGAAAACAGATTGGTGAAGAGATGGAAGCTCACGTGAAGTACCTGAAATAA
- a CDS encoding DMT family transporter, which produces MHYLLPFFTVCIWGVNAIVNKLAASTIEPSAMSFYRWFFAMLILTPFCIRPVMKQWAVIKPNLSKLAFLGFLGMVLNQSLGYYAGLTTTASNMALITSLVPLISVFLSVPLLHKSISSLSIVGGVLSLSGLALMLGKGDPLFFMHQELTQGDGYMLIAAFVYASYCVLLKRWKMPISSWVVIYIQGLFAVAMLTPLWLTSEQLLPPQQALPLIAYAAVAASILAPWMWVKAIDTIGADSSAMFMNLLPVVAIVLAATWLGEEINQFHIIGGVMVISGVILAQIRRKPRLEAPLPQQS; this is translated from the coding sequence ATGCATTATCTCTTACCATTTTTTACAGTCTGTATCTGGGGCGTCAATGCAATCGTCAACAAGCTTGCTGCAAGCACCATAGAACCTAGCGCGATGAGTTTTTACCGTTGGTTTTTTGCGATGTTAATTCTCACGCCTTTCTGTATTCGCCCGGTGATGAAGCAGTGGGCTGTCATTAAGCCAAACCTATCGAAATTAGCGTTCCTCGGCTTTTTAGGCATGGTGTTGAACCAATCTCTAGGTTACTACGCAGGCTTAACCACAACCGCTTCCAACATGGCCTTGATCACGTCTTTAGTCCCATTGATCAGCGTGTTTCTAAGCGTTCCTTTGTTGCACAAGTCCATTTCTAGTTTAAGTATTGTTGGCGGTGTGTTGTCACTGTCAGGCTTAGCTCTGATGTTAGGCAAAGGCGACCCTTTGTTCTTCATGCATCAAGAATTGACTCAGGGCGATGGCTATATGCTGATTGCGGCCTTTGTTTATGCTTCTTACTGTGTGTTATTGAAACGCTGGAAAATGCCAATCAGTAGCTGGGTGGTGATTTACATTCAGGGTCTGTTTGCTGTCGCGATGCTTACGCCACTTTGGCTTACCAGCGAACAGCTTTTACCACCACAACAAGCGCTCCCATTGATAGCTTACGCCGCGGTTGCCGCTTCAATTTTAGCGCCTTGGATGTGGGTGAAAGCGATTGACACCATTGGTGCTGACTCAAGCGCGATGTTCATGAACTTGCTTCCGGTTGTAGCGATAGTATTAGCCGCGACATGGCTTGGCGAAGAGATTAACCAGTTCCACATCATTGGTGGTGTGATGGTGATTTCAGGTGTCATCCTTGCTCAAATCAGAAGAAAACCAAGGCTTGAGGCTCCTCTCCCTCAACAAAGCTAA
- a CDS encoding AraC family transcriptional regulator — protein sequence MKKQSRNLHPSLSIDKAPSNVFMNFEAFLSNTETRVHSHSWGQVQLISGGILEMEAESTRFLAPPHLAIWVPAGVMHCSYNRKPLDYCSLNIAPELTKHLPDKTSLIKITPIVSSIIDDFRDRGINVAETEQDQRLVQVLLDQLAQREVEHHFLPSTDNKYLAPILASVEENPTDEVTLKDWAERVHTTERTLSRHCQTELGMSFTEWRLRVRYLYSMDLLRNGQSVKEVALTLGYNQASPFITMFKRYANQTPEQYKNRLL from the coding sequence TTGAAAAAACAGTCCAGAAACCTTCATCCATCCTTATCAATTGATAAGGCACCATCCAACGTATTTATGAATTTTGAAGCGTTTCTTTCGAACACTGAAACCCGAGTTCATAGCCACTCATGGGGACAGGTTCAATTGATCAGTGGCGGTATATTAGAGATGGAAGCGGAAAGCACCCGATTTCTAGCACCACCGCATTTGGCGATTTGGGTACCGGCCGGGGTGATGCATTGCAGTTATAACCGTAAGCCTTTGGACTACTGTTCGCTAAATATCGCCCCAGAGCTAACGAAACATCTGCCAGATAAAACCAGCCTTATAAAGATCACGCCGATTGTGTCTTCTATCATCGATGATTTTCGCGATCGTGGGATCAATGTTGCGGAAACCGAGCAAGACCAAAGGCTCGTTCAGGTACTGCTTGACCAACTTGCGCAGCGTGAGGTTGAACACCACTTCTTGCCTTCAACCGATAATAAGTATCTAGCGCCTATATTGGCTTCTGTTGAAGAGAACCCAACCGATGAAGTGACGCTGAAAGATTGGGCTGAACGTGTCCACACCACGGAAAGAACCCTTTCTCGCCACTGCCAGACCGAGCTTGGAATGAGCTTTACCGAGTGGCGACTGCGAGTGCGCTACCTATACTCAATGGACTTGTTGAGAAACGGCCAATCGGTTAAAGAGGTCGCTCTTACATTGGGTTATAACCAAGCAAGCCCTTTTATCACCATGTTCAAACGTTACGCGAACCAAACACCAGAACAGTATAAGAACCGCTTGTTGTAG
- a CDS encoding lipocalin-like domain-containing protein yields the protein MNRAIRVFVLTLGILFLLGCEESTQPSAQNMGSILGAETQTDDETQKEAEQFTPVVKGIDITFPADHQAHPDFRHEWWYLTANLIDEDGNTLGLQWTQFRFAAAPQESGNGAKKTTWQSQQIYMAHSAVTTKDKHYADEKWSRDQAELAGVGSSPFRVYLDDWQWTSTTDDLFPATLVANSDQFGYSLKLTNNAPYQKQGEQGYSTKSSDGKVASYYYSQPFIDVSGEVTIDGVTHQVSGTGWIDREWSSQFLLDSQQGWDWFALRLSDETSLVIFQLRNSTSGKASYANARLMQQDGSGITIKQQDISLTAIMQTEIDGRDYPTEWQVSIPTQQIELTVSALNPNAKMPLSVPYWEGPIVIKGSHSGTGYMELTGY from the coding sequence ATGAATCGAGCAATAAGAGTTTTCGTTCTCACACTAGGCATCTTGTTCCTTTTAGGGTGTGAGGAGTCCACTCAACCATCAGCTCAAAATATGGGTTCGATACTTGGCGCAGAAACACAAACCGACGATGAAACACAAAAAGAGGCTGAGCAATTCACGCCGGTAGTAAAAGGTATCGACATCACCTTCCCTGCCGACCATCAAGCACACCCAGATTTTCGTCATGAATGGTGGTACTTAACCGCAAACTTAATTGATGAAGACGGCAACACTTTAGGCTTGCAGTGGACACAGTTCCGCTTCGCGGCTGCACCACAAGAAAGTGGCAATGGCGCTAAGAAAACCACGTGGCAAAGCCAGCAAATCTACATGGCGCACAGTGCTGTCACCACTAAAGACAAGCACTACGCCGATGAAAAGTGGTCTCGCGATCAAGCTGAACTAGCAGGTGTAGGCAGTTCGCCGTTTCGTGTTTATCTCGATGATTGGCAATGGACGTCGACGACCGATGACCTGTTCCCAGCGACATTAGTCGCTAACTCGGATCAATTTGGATACTCGCTTAAGTTAACCAACAACGCGCCTTATCAAAAGCAAGGCGAACAAGGCTACAGCACTAAAAGTAGCGATGGCAAAGTGGCTTCCTACTACTACAGCCAACCATTCATCGATGTATCAGGCGAGGTAACCATTGATGGAGTAACCCATCAGGTTTCCGGTACAGGTTGGATAGACAGAGAATGGAGCTCGCAATTTTTACTCGACTCGCAACAAGGTTGGGATTGGTTTGCGCTAAGGCTGAGTGATGAAACCAGTTTGGTGATATTCCAGCTTCGGAACTCTACATCAGGCAAAGCCAGTTATGCTAACGCAAGATTAATGCAGCAAGACGGTTCTGGCATCACGATTAAGCAGCAAGACATCAGCTTAACAGCCATCATGCAAACGGAAATCGATGGACGTGACTACCCAACAGAGTGGCAAGTTTCGATTCCAACTCAACAAATCGAACTGACCGTCTCGGCACTCAATCCAAATGCCAAAATGCCGCTGTCGGTTCCCTATTGGGAGGGGCCAATCGTGATTAAAGGCTCTCATTCCGGAACTGGCTATATGGAGTTGACGGGGTATTAA
- a CDS encoding ABC transporter permease, whose protein sequence is MKQTGFAHSQLTHTRLTLNLFAAHYRQSPLQAAAILIGIVLAVTLFVAVQAINLNAKRSYAESTEQLSAQAQNLIIPPAGQNYLSESLYFNLRQSGLSAALPVIEGRARDEQGRRWSVQGSELIAALTSRARHSRIDEKSNTQTKEPNISLFDNALPLPQLLSGEPIVMMSQSQHQNLGEVDTLTLDEVLTKVVVLSDEWQLGSRMLMDIGFAQQLLNKQGQLSYIAIFDTKSDTNSNTNSNTNSNTQDKWQSLIGKQGQWIPNNQSTDLGSITDSFHLNLTAMSLLAFLVGLFIAYNGVKYSLLKRNRLLVQIQQAGIAPSIVFSALLVELTLLVTLGASLGFIFGIQLSHWLHPTVAITLEQLYGATLLPGTWQWQWLVQALLLTLAATLVACWQHFKQQVRHPLSSHGGFYQAPEASNENQLFVIGSVLTIVALAGLWLSEHHRFTMAWLGVLVVSIPLYLPKTLSVLANWSEKRTQSGLIQYLFAELRELISPLSLAMMALLLAVTANVGMNTLVGSFEFTLKQWLEQRLHADIYVSPAQGEIANVERSLEQFENVEAVYKQYYVDDNLQGLPTLLGTKDKDTLEQTMVFQSYLDDFWTRFYQGELVAISEPTAVKLGLSLGNQLKLDAIQDKTLIVGAIFHDYGSPNGEVLLAPNLWLESGFTDLPTSLGIKVSGDPQVVYEQLRQQLNLHPSQLYDQAQIKSIALDIFSQTFAITRALNGVTLMVAVIGLFCACFMLLDARKAAIARLYALGVSRKKLMAMVVGQIVVLVAFTLVIALPLGAMVGYVLTDIVTLRAFGWSLNYVWNWSDAFSIAAITILVAVFATLIPLWRLVSKPVVSSLQSEVL, encoded by the coding sequence ATGAAGCAAACTGGCTTCGCTCATAGCCAGCTCACCCATACCAGACTGACTCTAAATTTATTCGCGGCACACTATCGTCAATCGCCACTGCAAGCGGCAGCGATTCTGATCGGCATTGTGCTTGCGGTCACCTTGTTTGTCGCAGTGCAAGCCATCAACCTCAATGCCAAACGCAGTTATGCAGAATCGACCGAGCAACTTAGCGCCCAAGCGCAGAACCTTATCATTCCACCAGCAGGGCAAAACTATTTATCAGAATCGCTTTACTTCAACTTAAGACAAAGTGGATTAAGCGCTGCGCTACCTGTGATTGAAGGGCGAGCAAGAGACGAACAAGGTCGACGCTGGTCAGTTCAAGGCAGTGAGCTAATCGCCGCCCTCACTTCAAGAGCTCGCCACTCTCGCATCGACGAAAAAAGCAATACTCAAACCAAAGAGCCAAACATTTCCCTGTTCGACAATGCCTTACCTTTGCCGCAACTCTTATCGGGTGAACCCATTGTGATGATGAGCCAGTCGCAACACCAGAACTTGGGAGAAGTAGACACACTCACTTTGGATGAAGTGCTCACCAAAGTCGTGGTATTGTCAGATGAATGGCAACTCGGTAGCCGAATGTTGATGGATATTGGGTTCGCTCAGCAACTGCTTAACAAGCAAGGGCAACTGAGCTATATCGCTATTTTTGACACGAAGAGCGACACGAACAGCAACACGAACAGCAACACGAACAGCAATACTCAGGATAAATGGCAAAGCCTTATTGGCAAGCAAGGGCAATGGATACCCAACAACCAAAGCACGGATCTCGGTTCAATTACCGATAGCTTTCACCTTAACCTCACCGCCATGAGTTTGTTAGCGTTTTTGGTTGGCCTGTTCATCGCTTACAATGGCGTGAAGTACAGTTTGCTGAAACGCAATCGGCTGTTGGTGCAAATTCAACAAGCCGGCATAGCTCCAAGCATCGTGTTTTCAGCTCTGTTAGTAGAGCTAACTCTTTTAGTCACACTGGGCGCGTCGCTTGGTTTCATTTTCGGCATTCAACTCAGCCATTGGCTACATCCCACCGTCGCGATCACGCTTGAGCAACTTTATGGTGCGACACTGCTTCCCGGCACATGGCAGTGGCAATGGTTAGTGCAAGCACTGCTGCTCACGCTGGCCGCAACGCTTGTCGCGTGTTGGCAGCACTTTAAACAGCAGGTGCGACACCCCCTCTCTTCCCATGGCGGTTTCTATCAAGCGCCGGAAGCTTCTAACGAAAATCAGCTGTTTGTTATCGGGTCAGTATTAACCATTGTCGCGTTAGCAGGGTTATGGTTGAGCGAACATCATCGCTTCACCATGGCATGGCTCGGTGTGTTAGTGGTGTCGATTCCTTTGTACCTGCCCAAAACACTCAGCGTGCTAGCGAACTGGAGCGAAAAACGCACCCAATCGGGGTTAATACAATATCTGTTTGCTGAGCTACGTGAACTTATCTCCCCTCTTTCTCTTGCCATGATGGCGTTGCTTCTCGCCGTCACCGCCAATGTGGGGATGAACACCTTAGTCGGCAGCTTTGAATTCACGTTAAAGCAATGGCTTGAACAGCGCTTACATGCCGATATTTACGTTAGCCCTGCCCAAGGTGAAATCGCAAATGTGGAGCGCTCGTTAGAGCAGTTTGAAAATGTTGAAGCCGTTTATAAGCAATACTACGTCGATGATAACTTACAGGGCTTACCGACTTTGCTCGGCACTAAAGACAAGGACACACTTGAGCAAACCATGGTGTTCCAATCCTATCTTGATGACTTCTGGACGCGCTTTTACCAAGGTGAATTAGTGGCGATCAGCGAACCCACTGCGGTGAAGCTCGGCTTGTCCCTTGGAAACCAACTCAAGCTCGACGCGATCCAAGACAAAACACTCATCGTAGGGGCCATTTTCCACGATTACGGCTCACCCAATGGGGAAGTGTTACTTGCACCTAATTTATGGCTCGAAAGCGGATTTACTGACTTACCCACCAGCTTGGGAATCAAAGTTTCTGGCGACCCACAAGTGGTGTACGAACAGCTACGCCAACAACTCAATCTGCACCCAAGTCAGCTTTACGATCAAGCACAGATCAAATCGATCGCGTTAGATATCTTCTCACAAACCTTTGCCATCACTCGGGCGCTTAATGGCGTCACATTAATGGTGGCGGTGATAGGGTTGTTCTGCGCCTGTTTCATGTTGCTCGATGCACGTAAAGCCGCGATTGCAAGGCTGTATGCGCTCGGTGTTAGTCGGAAAAAATTGATGGCGATGGTGGTCGGGCAAATCGTTGTTCTGGTCGCCTTCACTCTGGTTATCGCCTTACCACTCGGCGCTATGGTCGGTTATGTGTTGACGGACATCGTTACCCTGCGCGCCTTTGGTTGGAGTTTAAATTATGTATGGAATTGGAGTGACGCATTCAGCATCGCAGCCATCACCATTTTAGTGGCTGTGTTTGCGACCTTGATTCCACTGTGGCGTTTGGTCAGCAAACCTGTTGTATCCAGTTTACAGAGCGAGGTGTTGTGA
- a CDS encoding ABC transporter ATP-binding protein gives MESPIVTLTHASKNFIDGKDTHSVLDNVDFALATGASVALTGASGSGKSTLLNIIAGFAPLSGGELWLDSENTSNWKDPQWSRFRHQKLGVIFQQFNLLTPLNVKQNIAFPLHLNQQKWSDWCDYLVDALGISELLGRHVSALSGGQQQRVAIARALAHKPKLLLADEPTGNLDHKAGIEVMKLLSEITTQGNTAVLLVTHSPECASFMQTSLVLDDGYLRNAELTPRAAAL, from the coding sequence ATGGAAAGCCCAATTGTCACACTCACACATGCCAGCAAAAACTTTATTGATGGTAAAGACACCCATAGCGTGTTGGACAATGTCGACTTCGCTTTGGCGACAGGGGCAAGCGTGGCTTTGACAGGGGCGAGTGGCAGTGGAAAGAGTACTCTGCTTAACATCATTGCGGGGTTTGCACCTCTATCTGGTGGCGAGTTGTGGCTCGATAGCGAGAATACATCAAATTGGAAAGATCCACAGTGGAGCCGATTCCGCCATCAAAAATTGGGCGTGATCTTTCAACAGTTCAACTTATTGACCCCACTCAACGTAAAACAAAACATCGCCTTCCCTCTTCATTTAAATCAACAGAAGTGGAGCGACTGGTGCGATTACTTAGTTGACGCATTGGGCATCAGCGAGCTACTCGGAAGACACGTATCCGCACTCTCTGGCGGTCAGCAACAACGAGTCGCTATTGCGCGCGCGTTAGCCCATAAACCTAAGCTACTGCTTGCCGACGAACCCACAGGCAACCTCGACCACAAAGCAGGCATTGAGGTAATGAAGCTGCTGAGTGAAATCACTACACAAGGCAACACTGCCGTGCTTTTGGTTACGCACAGCCCGGAATGCGCCAGCTTTATGCAGACAAGTTTGGTGTTAGATGATGGTTATTTAAGGAACGCAGAGCTAACCCCAAGAGCAGCAGCGTTGTGA
- a CDS encoding bifunctional metallophosphatase/5'-nucleotidase, which produces MKRHILSSAILLSLAFPTFAADGDIHDVTILGTSDIHGHFMAWDYAADKLNTRGSLSQIATKVGEIRKEQSNIILVDAGDTIQGNFVETFKDEPVDPMMLGFNHMKYDVWVLGNHEFDFGLKTLNRAVTQFKGQSLGGNIKNKNGNPFLPGYTILERGGIKIGVIGMDTPMTEVFAQGTNRLEGVTFTNPTLEVKKIVKEIDDKVDAIVLVAHMGIENENDIADTGVTDIANANPELDAIVAGHMHTRIDKAVVNGVIITEPDKYGRALSRIDLQFEERDGTFTLVNKDSFTYKIKGIDSDENMDELYQPYHKQLREMANRPVAQLTGVDLVPENEIHGIPQVHVQDTGISALFQEASFFYAPKANVIALQIDNDNAELDVGPIKAKDIAYNYQYAGGEITVYQMTGKELRTYMEWSAGYFNSVQPGDVTYSFNPERRASKYSTNDFFAGVTYTIDLTQPAGTRITNLAFADGAPVTDETEIRIGMNSYRMGHLTKKGGVLEGESFPVLFDTEAEYGEEAGTIRNMTIKFLKEEKNGQYEGKPQQRWALSGLESRYNEQREIVKSLINDETISIPTSDDGRYTNIASINVKELLFKSDEAKQAAITTREKKLAQATEQESKQIKREITLIKALN; this is translated from the coding sequence ATGAAAAGACACATACTATCAAGCGCCATCCTACTATCTCTAGCCTTTCCCACCTTTGCAGCTGATGGCGACATACACGATGTCACGATACTGGGTACTTCAGATATCCACGGTCATTTTATGGCGTGGGATTACGCGGCAGATAAACTCAACACTCGTGGTAGTTTGAGTCAAATCGCGACCAAGGTTGGTGAGATCCGCAAAGAGCAATCTAACATTATCCTTGTCGACGCTGGTGACACCATCCAAGGCAACTTCGTTGAAACCTTCAAAGACGAGCCCGTTGATCCAATGATGCTTGGCTTTAATCACATGAAATACGATGTGTGGGTTTTAGGTAACCACGAATTCGATTTTGGCCTCAAAACCCTCAACAGAGCCGTTACCCAATTTAAAGGGCAATCTCTCGGTGGCAACATCAAGAACAAAAACGGAAACCCATTCTTGCCGGGTTACACCATCCTTGAACGCGGCGGCATTAAGATCGGCGTGATCGGAATGGATACCCCAATGACGGAGGTCTTTGCGCAAGGTACAAACCGTTTAGAAGGCGTCACTTTCACTAATCCAACCTTGGAAGTGAAGAAAATCGTCAAAGAAATTGATGATAAAGTGGATGCCATCGTATTGGTTGCCCATATGGGGATTGAGAACGAGAATGACATTGCTGACACCGGTGTCACCGACATTGCCAATGCAAACCCAGAGCTTGATGCCATCGTCGCTGGTCACATGCACACTCGCATCGATAAGGCCGTTGTGAATGGCGTTATTATTACTGAGCCCGACAAATATGGCCGCGCCCTATCTCGTATCGATCTTCAATTTGAAGAGCGCGATGGCACATTCACTCTCGTCAACAAAGACAGTTTCACCTATAAAATTAAAGGTATCGACTCTGATGAGAATATGGACGAGCTATACCAGCCTTATCATAAACAACTCCGAGAAATGGCGAACAGACCTGTCGCTCAACTTACCGGCGTTGATTTAGTCCCAGAAAACGAAATCCACGGTATCCCTCAAGTCCACGTTCAAGACACAGGCATCAGTGCGCTATTCCAAGAAGCGAGCTTCTTTTATGCACCTAAAGCCAATGTCATTGCACTTCAAATAGACAACGACAATGCAGAGCTTGATGTTGGTCCAATCAAAGCTAAAGACATCGCGTACAACTACCAATACGCAGGTGGCGAAATCACGGTCTACCAGATGACAGGCAAAGAGCTAAGAACCTATATGGAATGGTCTGCGGGCTATTTCAACTCAGTGCAACCCGGTGATGTGACCTACAGCTTTAACCCTGAACGCAGAGCATCAAAATACTCAACCAATGACTTTTTCGCAGGCGTAACTTATACCATCGACCTCACTCAGCCTGCAGGTACACGCATCACCAACCTCGCGTTTGCTGATGGGGCACCTGTTACAGATGAAACCGAAATCCGTATTGGTATGAATAGCTATCGAATGGGTCATCTAACCAAGAAAGGCGGCGTGCTAGAAGGTGAATCATTCCCTGTACTCTTTGATACGGAAGCAGAGTATGGAGAAGAAGCAGGCACGATCCGTAACATGACCATCAAGTTTCTTAAGGAAGAAAAGAACGGTCAGTATGAAGGCAAGCCTCAACAACGATGGGCACTTTCTGGCTTGGAGAGCCGTTACAATGAACAGCGAGAGATCGTAAAGTCGTTGATCAATGATGAAACCATATCAATCCCAACCAGTGACGATGGCCGCTACACAAACATCGCTTCTATCAACGTGAAAGAGCTGCTGTTCAAATCTGACGAAGCGAAACAAGCTGCCATCACCACACGCGAAAAGAAACTGGCGCAGGCGACTGAGCAAGAGAGTAAGCAAATCAAACGCGAAATCACTCTGATCAAAGCGCTCAATTAA
- a CDS encoding zinc-dependent alcohol dehydrogenase family protein, with protein sequence MTDTKQNTRISQFRFGQPKESLKLEHVALGALDKDKIRVQIEATNINPSDLLSIYGVGQYKHSHQPPRVPGFEAVGRVVESSSAEFSVNQRVLVVTSGTWQNYVDVSPDDLFQIPQHLDNGYACQLYINALTAWVLTTEIAKLTHEDVLIINAGSSAIGKIFFQLSASLGFKIIVVTSQPEQYPATSSWVLDANDDLAPQIKALGLPMPTVAFDAIGGSPGTNLIHTLGNNGRFINYGTLSLDFYEPRFFEYAKSQDIDFSTFFLRYWEEAEGKDVRRDKFTTMLDHFITNDIQLDVDRYLPFDEVQTAIDLIESKTTRLEGKIVLLPK encoded by the coding sequence ATGACTGACACTAAGCAAAATACCCGAATTAGCCAGTTCCGTTTCGGTCAGCCAAAAGAATCTCTCAAGTTAGAACATGTCGCTTTGGGGGCACTAGACAAAGATAAAATTCGCGTACAAATTGAAGCCACTAACATCAACCCTAGTGATCTGTTGTCGATTTATGGTGTTGGGCAGTACAAACATAGCCACCAGCCGCCGAGAGTACCGGGATTTGAAGCGGTAGGAAGGGTTGTAGAATCCAGCAGTGCTGAGTTTTCAGTGAATCAGCGCGTGCTTGTGGTAACCAGTGGAACATGGCAGAACTATGTCGATGTATCACCAGATGACCTGTTCCAAATTCCTCAACATTTAGACAATGGCTACGCCTGTCAGTTGTACATTAATGCGCTAACTGCATGGGTGCTAACGACAGAAATAGCCAAGTTGACCCATGAAGATGTGTTGATCATCAACGCGGGCAGCTCTGCCATCGGTAAGATTTTTTTCCAGTTATCAGCATCACTCGGCTTCAAAATCATTGTTGTTACATCACAGCCGGAACAATATCCAGCCACTTCCAGTTGGGTGTTAGATGCAAACGACGATTTAGCTCCTCAAATTAAGGCGTTAGGCTTGCCGATGCCAACCGTTGCCTTTGATGCGATTGGCGGTTCACCCGGAACCAACCTTATTCACACCCTTGGCAACAATGGGCGTTTTATCAACTATGGGACGCTGTCGTTGGATTTTTACGAACCACGCTTCTTTGAGTACGCGAAAAGCCAAGACATCGATTTCAGCACCTTCTTCTTACGTTATTGGGAGGAAGCGGAAGGTAAAGATGTTCGCCGTGATAAGTTCACGACCATGCTAGATCACTTCATCACAAACGACATTCAGCTCGACGTTGACCGCTATCTGCCATTCGATGAAGTGCAAACCGCGATTGATCTCATTGAATCGAAAACCACACGCTTAGAGGGCAAGATCGTCTTACTACCAAAGTAA
- a CDS encoding phytanoyl-CoA dioxygenase family protein — MVENSQQLSDRYDEHGYFVIRNYFNEAQIASLRKVVLKFHESWKADNEEFYKEEAFNSSLITGSEYLPADDRTVLFDFISSKKVMEVVDAVIPNKPAFMNTQLFFNPVNPQQKDFWHRDCQYDYDIDDQMKVIMETQVLHLRVPIFDEPGMELIPGTHKRWDNEEEYNVRQEENGKVSSDDISGGKQIPLAAGDLLVFSADMIHRGRYGLDRLALDILIFDSAADYVDYVDDDCLPTPAMLNSIADPRLFMNTLHLKSMQ, encoded by the coding sequence GTGGTAGAAAACAGCCAACAATTAAGTGACCGTTACGACGAACATGGTTACTTTGTTATCAGAAATTACTTCAATGAAGCTCAAATTGCATCGCTTAGAAAAGTCGTGCTGAAATTTCATGAATCATGGAAAGCAGACAACGAAGAATTCTATAAAGAAGAGGCATTTAACTCATCTTTGATTACCGGAAGCGAGTATCTACCCGCCGACGATAGAACCGTACTGTTTGACTTCATCAGCTCAAAAAAAGTGATGGAAGTGGTCGATGCGGTGATACCAAACAAACCGGCATTCATGAACACGCAGCTGTTTTTCAACCCTGTGAACCCGCAACAAAAAGACTTCTGGCATCGCGACTGTCAATACGACTATGACATTGATGACCAGATGAAAGTCATCATGGAAACTCAAGTATTGCACCTCCGTGTACCTATATTTGATGAACCCGGGATGGAGCTTATCCCCGGAACACACAAACGCTGGGACAACGAAGAAGAATACAACGTTCGCCAAGAAGAAAACGGCAAAGTGAGCAGCGATGACATCTCTGGCGGTAAGCAGATACCGTTAGCCGCCGGTGACTTATTGGTGTTTTCAGCGGATATGATCCACCGAGGCCGATATGGCTTGGATCGTTTGGCTTTGGATATTTTGATCTTCGATTCGGCGGCAGATTATGTCGACTACGTTGATGACGACTGTTTACCAACACCAGCTATGTTGAACAGTATTGCCGACCCAAGATTGTTTATGAACACGCTACACTTAAAATCAATGCAGTAA